The following coding sequences are from one Nicotiana tomentosiformis chromosome 3, ASM39032v3, whole genome shotgun sequence window:
- the LOC104112052 gene encoding uncharacterized protein yields the protein MSDESDLDEEELDVLTCKLKEFFRNERAETEKEQSKDLVLEHFSSPNRSFYNNLRRAMLAAFHDSSDEESESEGDEDGFLAMMAMSDSKSENKSNEVNPSGLKENIHALSKKELMLVVLSLMNEIDRLSADNDQLINNFLSVILDYFSLEHNNVELENQIKDLKEQIHILKTKNAALKLENPKSKEVLNKGKGLISEIQIALKRELKRTKEKLYLETEKNRLLQENLNKANYELTRITKWNKSSDALNWPKENHNRNKTEIGYEKSLSKLDPKHLKVHKNKLCTHCDEESLQVGKEQAEEPGPSVSRSFDGCDSELQIQWTTCVSFFVIGTL from the exons ATGAGTGATGAATCTGACCTTGATGAGGAAGAACTTGATGTACTAACTTGCAAGCTAAAAGAGTTTTTCAGAAATGAAAGAGCAGAAACGGAGAAGGAACAGTCAAAGGACCTGGTCCTTGAGCACTTCAGTTCCCCAAATAGGTCATTTTATAACAACTTGAGAAGAGCCATGCTAGCAGCCTTTCATGATAGTTCCGACGAAGAATCAGAAAGCGAAGGTGATGAAGATGGATTTCTTGCTATGATGGCCATGAGTGACTCAAAATCTGAGAATAAATCTAATGAGGTAAACCCTTCCGGTCTCAAAGAAAATATCCATGCACTATCTAAGAAAGAATTGATGCTTGTAGTGCTCTCTTTGATGAACGAAATTGATAGGTTGAGTGCTGATAATGATCAATTGATTAATAATTTTTTAAGTGTTATACTAGACTACTTCAGTCTTGAACATAataatgttgaacttgaaaaccAAATCAAAGATCTTAAGGAACAGATTCACATTCTTAAAACTAAAAATGCAGCACTCAAACTTGAAAATCCGAAATCAAAGGAAGTACTAAATAAAGGTAAGGGATTAATTAGTGAGATTCAGATTGCTCTTAAAAGGGAATTGAAAAGGACAAAAGAAAAATTGTACCTTGAAACTGAAAAGAATAGATTACTTCAAGAGAATCTGAACAAAGCTAATTATGAACTTACCAGAATCACTAAGTGGAACAAGTCCTCGGATGCGCTAAATTGGCCGAAAGAAAATCATAACAGGAATAAGACTGAAATTGGATATGAGAAATCTTTGTCTAAATTGGATCCTAAGCATCTGAAAGTGCATAAAAATAAGTTGTGCACACATTGTG ATGAAGAGTCATTGCAGGTTGGGAAGGAACAAGCAGAAGAACCTGGTCCGTCAGTGTCCAG ATCTTTCGATGGGTGTGACTCTGAGCTTCAAATTCAATGGACTACTTGTGTATCTTTTTTTGTAATTGGGACATTGTGA